The Microbacterium amylolyticum genome includes the window GCCGGGTCGCCCTGCACACGACCAACCGCCGCCAGCTTCTCGAGGGTGACCGCTCCGAGATAGGCGGCAGACAGTGCGCCGATATCGATTGTGACTTCAGCGCGCTCGCTGTCCTCCAGCGGCTTCACCTGCAGCCCCTGGCCGCCGATCTGCAGCAGCGTCCAGGCGCCGTCTGCGAGCCCGAGCGGGTCCGTCACGCGCAGCCGCACCCCGACGGGCCCGGAGAGCGGGCGCGCGGCGAGCGCCTCCGGCACGTTCAGAATGCGCAACCAGCCGTGATCGTGCACGCGATGCTCGATGCCGCGCGAGTCGGACACCAGCCAATCGAGAGGTTCGTCAACGGGTCGCAGCTCGGCCTTCACGGTGCCGACCAGGTCATAGGTCAGTGCGAAGCGCCACAGCGCCGCGTAGGCGTCGTCGGTCGCAGCAACCAAATGCCGCACGTTCAATACATGATTTTGGAAGTCGGGACCGTCGCCCAGCGTGAACGACATGGCGCCGACGAGGTTCCCCTCCCCATCGGTCGCCCGCACACCGCGGATGTCCCGTGGCTTTTCGGCGTCGGGGGTGAGTCCCATCGTCTGCTTCCAGCGGCGACGCCACGCGGGAATGTCGCCCAGCCTCGATGTTCGCGTGCGCTCGTGAAGCGCCTCGAGGTCGTCGGCGAGCTGTTCCCGATCCACGAACCGGATCTGCGCAGCGGGGTTGCCGCCGGCCCATCCGGCTCGACGCACGTCAATCGTCAGTCGCTGAACCGGAACAGCGGGCTCGAACCCATACCGCCCGTAGATGGTGGTCTCCGACACCGTGAGGCCGGCGATAGCAAAGCCCGCGTTCTGCGCGGCGCGCAGCTCTCCCTCGAGCATCGCGCGAGCAATTCCCCGGCGCCGGTGCGTCGCAGCAACCGTCACTCCGCTGATCGCCCACATCGGAATCTCTCCGCTGGGGATCGTCAGGGGCGTGCCCCACGACATCACCGTTCCCACGGGCAACGGCTGTGGGGCCGTCTCGTCGAAAACGCCGATCACGCGGCGCTCGGCAAGAAGCTCCCGCTCGCTCTCGATCTGTTCGTCAGTGGGCTCGGGCCCGAGAAACCCCCGATGTTCCGCGGGAGCCAGCACGGCGAAGTCGCCGTCATCGATCACCCGGTAGACCAGGCCCTGGTTCTCAAGGCTCTTGCGGGAGGTTTCGTCTGCTGGGACGGTTTTCGCATCGTTCACACTCACGTTTCGACCCTACGACGGGTCCCGCCCGTTCGGCGCCATCCGTCTCAGGCCGGGGCGAGTTCCGCCTGAAGATCCGTGATGTCCGCAAGGGGAACGAACATCGCGGCAAAGGCCCGCACCGCGGGCGTGGGATTCGTTGTCAGCGCCAGGTGCACGTCCCACTCCGGAGCATCGGCGATCGGGGTGCGAATGAGATGATCGGCCGACCGCTTCGCCGCGATCGACTCGGGAACGACGGCCACGCCGAAACCGCGCGTGACGATCAGCGCCCCGCGCCACAATCGCGACGTCGAGGCGAACGGCTTCCAGGAGCGGCACGAGGTGGACAGCCCGGGCTGCGACACAAACGACCGCTCAGATGTACGGCAACGAACAGGGCGTGGGCGACGCGCTGAAGGCCTCCGGCCTGGCGCGCGAGGACGTGTTCATCACGAGCAAGCTCAACAATGGCAAGCACCGCCGCGATGACGCATTGCGCGCGGCGGAAGAGAGCGTGGCCAGGCTCGGCGTAGACAGCATGGACCTGTTCCTCATCCACTGGCCGCTGCCAACGATCGACGTGGATTATCTCGAAACCTGGAAGGCCATGATCGAGATCCGCGACAGCGGTCTGGCCCGGTCGATCGGTGTCTCCAACTTCCAGGTGCCGCATCTGAAGCGCATCATCGACGAAACGGGTGTCACACCCGCCGTGAACCAGATCGAGGTACACGCGTACCTCACCAATGAGACGGTGCGCGCCGCTGGCGAGGCGGCCGGCATCGCGACGGAGGCCTGGTCGCCCATCGCCCAGGGCGCCGTTCTGAGCGATCCGGTGATCACCGACATCGCCGAGCGCGTACAGCGGACAACAGCGCAGGTCACCCTCCGCTGGCACATTCAGCGCGGCGACATCGTGTTCCCGAAATCGGTTACCCGCTCGCGTGTTGAAGAGAACTTCCGGCTGTTCGAC containing:
- a CDS encoding aldo/keto reductase; the protein is MYGNEQGVGDALKASGLAREDVFITSKLNNGKHRRDDALRAAEESVARLGVDSMDLFLIHWPLPTIDVDYLETWKAMIEIRDSGLARSIGVSNFQVPHLKRIIDETGVTPAVNQIEVHAYLTNETVRAAGEAAGIATEAWSPIAQGAVLSDPVITDIAERVQRTTAQVTLRWHIQRGDIVFPKSVTRSRVEENFRLFDFELTDEDILRISSLNQNRRTGPDPDVFDFIPA
- a CDS encoding GNAT family N-acetyltransferase, with the translated sequence MSVNDAKTVPADETSRKSLENQGLVYRVIDDGDFAVLAPAEHRGFLGPEPTDEQIESERELLAERRVIGVFDETAPQPLPVGTVMSWGTPLTIPSGEIPMWAISGVTVAATHRRRGIARAMLEGELRAAQNAGFAIAGLTVSETTIYGRYGFEPAVPVQRLTIDVRRAGWAGGNPAAQIRFVDREQLADDLEALHERTRTSRLGDIPAWRRRWKQTMGLTPDAEKPRDIRGVRATDGEGNLVGAMSFTLGDGPDFQNHVLNVRHLVAATDDAYAALWRFALTYDLVGTVKAELRPVDEPLDWLVSDSRGIEHRVHDHGWLRILNVPEALAARPLSGPVGVRLRVTDPLGLADGAWTLLQIGGQGLQVKPLEDSERAEVTIDIGALSAAYLGAVTLEKLAAVGRVQGDPAKIRELSVALRTDSAPHLSIWY